The Phoenix dactylifera cultivar Barhee BC4 chromosome 17, palm_55x_up_171113_PBpolish2nd_filt_p, whole genome shotgun sequence genome contains a region encoding:
- the LOC103705574 gene encoding protein DMR6-LIKE OXYGENASE 2-like, which produces MVMDLVMEGKKEEESLESKYMKGVRHLCESGITRVPGKYILPVPERPQVMGEERRTSSLNLKLPVIDLARLHTADRPQVLKSLAKACEEYGFFQVVNHNIPCNATRRIIGVGRRFFEMPFEERAKYMSTDVRSPVRYGTSFNQCRDGVFCWRDFLKLSCHPMESVLPYWPSSPMDLREEAMSYAMQAKSLFLVLMGAIFESLGVDASILREFDDGSHLMVVNCYPACPEPNLTLGMPPHSDYGFLTILLQDDVEGLQVQSGGEWITVEPVPNSFVINIGDHLEIFSNGRYKSVLHRVLVNSSKSRISVASLHSLPPERMVSPSPELVNEENPRMYEDTNFAAFLDYMSSSETKNKNFLESRKLTQGKEQAKSQ; this is translated from the exons atgGTAATGGACCTGGTGATGGAAGGCAAGAAGGAAGAGGAGTCGCTAGAGAGCAAGTACATGAAGGGAGTAAGACACCTTTGTGAGAGTGGCATCACAAGAGTCCCAGGCAAGTACATCTTGCCGGTCCCGGAACGGCCCCAAGTgatgggagaagaaaggaggaccAGCAGTCTCAACCTTAAGCTGCCGGTCATCGATCTCGCTCGCTTGCATACAGCCGACCGGCCCCAAGTTCTCAAGTCCCTAGCGAAAGCTTGCGAGGAGTATGGCTTCTTTCAG GTTGTGAACCACAACATTCCTTGCAATGCTACGAGGAGAATCATCGGTGTGGGGAGGAGGTTCTTCGAGATGCCTTTCGAGGAGAGAGCAAAGTATATGTCGACCGATGTAAGGAGTCCGGTGAGGTATGGAACCAGCTTCAACCAGTGTAGGGATGGAGTGTTCTGTTGGAGGGACTTCTTAAAGTTAAGCTGCCATCCCATGGAGAGCGTTCTACCATACTggccttcctctcccatggactTGAG GGAGGAGGCCATGTCATATGCCATGCAAGCGAAATCCTTGTTCTTAGTCCTCATGGGGGCCATCTTTGAATCCTTGGGTGTAGACGCTAGCATTCTCCGAGAATTCGACGATGGGTCGCACCTAATGGTTGTGAATTGCTATCCGGCGTGTCCCGAACCCAATCTTACACTTGGAATGCCGCCCCACTCCGACTATGGCTTCCTCACCATCCTCCTCCAAGATGATGTAGAGGGCCTTCAAGTCCAGTCTGGGGGAGAATGGATCACCGTGGAGCCCGTCCCCAACTCCTTTGTCATAAACATTGGTGATCATCTTGAG ATATTCAGCAATGGAAGGTACAAGAGCGTGCTGCATCGAGTGCTTGTCAACTCCTCAAAGTCTCGGATCTCGGTCGCATCTCTCCACAGCCTACCGCCCGAGAGAATGGTAAGCCCCTCGCCTGAGCTGGTCAACGAGGAGAACCCAAGGATGTACGAGGACACAAACTTCGCTGCTTTCCTCGATTACATGTCCTCCTCTGAGACCAAGAACAAGAACTTTCTTGAGTCCAGGAAGTTGACTCAGGGAAAGGAACAGGCCAAAAGTCAATGA